In Oscillospiraceae bacterium, the following are encoded in one genomic region:
- a CDS encoding Stp1/IreP family PP2C-type Ser/Thr phosphatase translates to MDCFGSTDIGKRRALNQDCFRIVYAKDFLISLVCDGMGGANGGNIASAIAADVFCTRLSDEISSSSAPSYDNIKEYINNALIEANRAVYEKSKSDPVLDGMGSTLVAFVSDGKAFYTANIGDSRAYYIPSESGEIIKLTKDHSLVQSLIDSGIITEDEAAEHPNRNIIMRAVGVDEIAEPDIISHNLCGGRVLLCSDGLSGYFHFDDSYKNILTDMTDPENTVNRLIEYANRCGGSDNITAVIIRLQS, encoded by the coding sequence ATGGATTGCTTCGGTTCTACCGATATCGGAAAAAGACGCGCTCTTAATCAGGATTGCTTTCGTATTGTATATGCGAAAGATTTTCTGATATCATTAGTATGCGACGGAATGGGCGGAGCGAACGGCGGTAATATCGCCTCCGCAATTGCTGCCGATGTTTTTTGCACCCGTTTATCGGATGAGATATCAAGCTCATCCGCTCCTTCCTATGATAACATAAAGGAATATATCAATAACGCGCTTATTGAAGCAAACCGCGCGGTATATGAAAAATCCAAATCCGATCCTGTCCTTGATGGAATGGGTTCGACTTTGGTTGCATTCGTGTCCGATGGGAAAGCCTTTTACACTGCAAATATCGGAGACAGCCGTGCGTATTACATACCTTCGGAATCCGGTGAAATAATAAAGCTTACAAAGGATCATTCTCTTGTTCAATCTCTTATAGATTCCGGCATTATAACCGAAGACGAAGCTGCCGAGCATCCGAACAGAAATATTATAATGCGCGCTGTCGGCGTTGATGAAATTGCCGAACCGGATATAATCTCTCATAACCTGTGCGGAGGCCGCGTGCTGTTGTGCAGCGACGGGCTCTCCGGGTATTTTCATTTTGACGATTCATATAAAAATATTCTTACCGATATGACGGATCCGGAAAATACCGTTAACCGTCTTATCGAGTATGCCAACCGATGCGGCGGCAGCGATAACATAACCGCGGTTATTATCCGGCTTCAGTCATAA
- the pknB gene encoding Stk1 family PASTA domain-containing Ser/Thr kinase — MENRDKYEALVGTTLDNRYLILNIVGIGGMSVVLKAKDLQMNRIVAVKILNEEQASDEKAVRRFVNESKAVAMLSHPNIVNIFDVAFDGPLKYIVMEYIDGITLKEYMSKKGKLSCREAVLFTEQILKALEHAHEMGVIHRDIKPQNVLMCGDNHIKVADFGIAKLPDSETITMTDKAIGTVYYISPEQASGKPTGVYTDIYSVGVMLYEMVTGRLPFDGDTPLSIAMMQVNNSPVEPRKIDPSIPVGLEQIILKAMRKNTEERFKSARSMLRSISILKSNPDVIFEERLPNSKAEDENANANNTDQSGSDIESFSDAANENKKKLPSAIMAKNKGAFTSSANDATPVRYKKAKRTMFPIIFGVTCAFLLVAGISAAIVAISFFKTQSQDTSLTLTVPELVGKEYNETLINDIAKENFRILSKKYIYDANYDTNVIVTQEPVSGTRKKIANNSLFCDITITISRGKQSIPMPDVTITEYRTAEIELKKLGLEVRVIQSFHDTVLDGYVISTSIEAGAPVNVGDTITLNVSKGQEIQYALMVDLSGLTYNEAARKLAENGFAVGKIKREPSLSPTDTVITQSIKPFVSVPKKYTSVDLTLSIQYTEEALERKRIIDEGGDPSQPEQPVTEETPKTGDTPTTGTPGTSETPDTIQIPAPID; from the coding sequence TTGGAAAACCGTGATAAATATGAAGCTCTTGTCGGAACCACTCTCGACAACAGATATCTTATATTAAATATAGTAGGAATCGGCGGAATGTCAGTCGTCTTGAAGGCAAAGGATCTTCAAATGAACCGAATCGTCGCCGTTAAAATACTTAATGAGGAGCAGGCCTCCGATGAAAAAGCTGTTCGTCGCTTTGTCAACGAATCAAAAGCGGTAGCAATGCTTTCGCATCCGAATATAGTCAATATTTTTGATGTCGCATTCGATGGACCGCTTAAATATATCGTAATGGAATACATCGACGGTATAACGCTCAAAGAGTATATGAGCAAAAAGGGAAAGCTGTCATGCCGCGAGGCGGTTTTATTTACCGAACAAATACTCAAGGCTCTTGAGCATGCACATGAAATGGGCGTAATCCACAGAGACATCAAGCCTCAGAACGTGCTTATGTGCGGCGACAATCATATCAAAGTAGCCGACTTCGGAATAGCAAAGCTTCCGGATTCGGAAACCATTACAATGACAGACAAAGCCATAGGCACTGTATATTATATAAGTCCCGAACAGGCAAGCGGAAAACCCACCGGCGTTTATACGGATATTTATTCGGTCGGCGTAATGCTTTACGAGATGGTCACTGGCAGACTTCCTTTTGACGGAGACACACCTCTTTCCATCGCAATGATGCAGGTAAATAATTCTCCGGTCGAGCCCAGGAAAATTGATCCTTCCATTCCTGTGGGCCTTGAACAAATTATTCTTAAAGCAATGCGCAAAAACACCGAGGAAAGATTTAAATCAGCTCGCTCTATGCTTCGCAGCATATCGATATTAAAATCAAATCCCGATGTAATATTTGAAGAAAGACTCCCAAATTCAAAAGCAGAAGATGAAAATGCAAACGCAAACAATACTGATCAATCGGGTTCTGATATAGAATCATTCTCTGACGCCGCAAACGAAAACAAAAAAAAGCTTCCTTCCGCCATCATGGCAAAAAACAAAGGTGCTTTTACGTCTTCAGCAAATGACGCAACTCCTGTCAGATATAAAAAAGCAAAACGCACGATGTTCCCTATAATTTTCGGCGTTACCTGCGCGTTCTTGCTCGTCGCCGGAATCAGCGCGGCAATCGTTGCAATTTCATTTTTTAAAACTCAGTCTCAGGATACAAGCCTGACATTGACCGTCCCTGAATTAGTCGGAAAAGAATATAATGAAACACTTATAAATGATATAGCAAAAGAAAATTTCCGGATTTTATCAAAAAAATATATTTACGACGCTAACTATGATACTAATGTGATCGTTACTCAGGAACCGGTTTCCGGCACAAGGAAAAAAATTGCGAACAATTCTCTGTTTTGCGATATAACCATCACAATAAGCCGGGGCAAGCAATCCATACCAATGCCGGATGTAACAATCACAGAGTATCGAACGGCGGAAATTGAATTAAAAAAGCTAGGTCTCGAGGTAAGAGTAATACAATCCTTTCATGATACGGTTCTCGACGGATATGTGATTTCCACAAGCATAGAAGCCGGAGCGCCTGTCAATGTCGGAGATACCATCACCTTAAACGTAAGCAAAGGTCAGGAAATTCAATATGCTTTGATGGTTGATCTATCCGGGCTGACATATAATGAAGCCGCAAGAAAGCTCGCGGAAAATGGCTTTGCTGTCGGAAAAATCAAACGTGAGCCATCTCTGAGTCCCACGGATACGGTAATAACTCAAAGTATCAAGCCGTTTGTTTCCGTCCCGAAAAAATACACTTCGGTTGATCTGACTCTAAGTATCCAATATACAGAAGAAGCTCTTGAGAGAAAGCGCATCATAGATGAAGGCGGTGATCCGTCACAGCCCGAACAGCCTGTAACCGAAGAAACTCCGAAAACCGGAGATACACCAACTACGGGAACACCCGGCACATCGGAAACGCCGGATACAATACAAATCCCTGCGCCGATAGATTAA